One window from the genome of Pseudonocardia hierapolitana encodes:
- a CDS encoding nitroreductase/quinone reductase family protein gives MLDHDLRRRILPVQNKLLNPLVAWLIARGLEPPTYAVLETVGRRTGRVRRVPVANGLDGDTFWLIAALGERSAYVRNLRADPRVRIKARPARLRDGLRSRWRTGTAHPLPDDDARARHRALGRGRPGYRLDGVLLRALADGDMLTVRIDLDPEG, from the coding sequence GTGCTCGACCACGACCTGCGGCGCCGGATCCTGCCGGTGCAGAACAAGCTGCTCAACCCGCTGGTTGCCTGGCTGATCGCCCGTGGGCTCGAGCCGCCCACGTACGCCGTGCTCGAGACCGTGGGACGGCGCACGGGCCGGGTGCGGCGGGTCCCGGTGGCCAACGGCCTGGACGGCGACACCTTCTGGTTGATCGCGGCGCTCGGCGAGCGGAGCGCGTACGTGCGCAACCTGCGCGCCGACCCGCGGGTGCGGATCAAGGCGCGCCCGGCGCGGCTGCGCGACGGGCTGCGTAGCCGCTGGCGGACGGGCACCGCACACCCGCTGCCCGACGACGACGCCCGCGCCCGGCACCGCGCCCTCGGGCGCGGCCGGCCCGGGTACCGGCTCGACGGCGTGCTGCTGCGGGCGCTCGCGGACGGCGACATGCTCACGGTCCGGATCGACCTCGACCCCGAGGGATGA
- a CDS encoding tyrosine-type recombinase/integrase has protein sequence MELDPLAVLEAVRDRSPAIPAVDESVWPGVDDPEVLRAQLLDWLSQYANAGTRRTYAYALGLPIAWVDPTDSPQRPGPPAAPPGPLHDLAWFRWCARRTLDPRDATAGHVKAWLHALDAAGAQRRTRQRMLSTLSAMYGHLAETGVVAANPAALNRARLGLSSSARDASPTVRLTAEQLKALLMAAARLPYSRSPRLARLYALRAVAVVALLTLGLRISELVGLDRDDLYRTGGDDVLRVLGKGGLHREVYVTDLVREALAAYLAERDRLAGTAVPAHRGRTTAAAAPMIATRDGGRCSRVDLYTLLRRIAAHAGPALDGVAERVHPHALRHAYVTIALEQDARIQHVQADVGHATIATTQHYDRGRRTRENTAADLVAAAIAAAPDPH, from the coding sequence ATGGAGCTGGACCCGCTCGCCGTGCTCGAAGCCGTCCGCGACCGCTCCCCCGCCATCCCCGCCGTGGACGAGTCGGTCTGGCCCGGCGTCGACGACCCCGAGGTGCTGCGCGCCCAGCTGCTCGACTGGCTCTCCCAGTACGCCAACGCGGGCACCCGCCGCACGTACGCCTACGCGCTGGGCCTCCCGATCGCGTGGGTCGACCCCACGGACTCCCCGCAACGCCCCGGGCCACCGGCGGCCCCGCCGGGCCCGCTGCACGACCTCGCCTGGTTCCGCTGGTGCGCCCGCCGCACGCTCGACCCGCGCGACGCGACCGCCGGGCACGTCAAGGCGTGGCTGCACGCGCTCGACGCCGCGGGCGCGCAGCGCCGCACGCGGCAGCGGATGCTGTCGACGCTCTCCGCGATGTACGGCCACCTCGCCGAGACCGGCGTCGTCGCGGCCAACCCCGCGGCGCTCAACCGGGCCCGGCTCGGCCTCTCGTCCAGTGCACGCGACGCGTCCCCGACCGTGCGGCTCACCGCCGAGCAGCTCAAGGCCCTGCTCATGGCGGCGGCGCGCCTGCCGTACTCACGCAGCCCCCGGCTGGCGCGGCTCTACGCGCTGCGCGCGGTGGCGGTGGTCGCCCTGCTGACGCTCGGGTTGCGGATCTCCGAGCTCGTCGGCCTCGACCGTGACGACCTCTACCGCACCGGCGGCGACGACGTCCTGCGCGTCCTGGGCAAGGGCGGCCTGCACCGCGAGGTGTACGTCACCGACCTCGTCCGCGAGGCCCTGGCCGCCTACCTGGCCGAGCGCGACCGCCTCGCCGGCACGGCCGTGCCCGCCCACCGGGGCCGCACCACGGCGGCCGCCGCCCCGATGATCGCCACCCGCGACGGCGGCCGCTGCTCCCGCGTCGACCTCTACACGCTGCTGCGCCGCATCGCCGCCCACGCCGGCCCGGCCCTCGACGGTGTGGCCGAGCGCGTGCACCCGCACGCCCTGCGCCACGCCTACGTCACCATCGCGCTGGAGCAGGACGCCCGCATCCAGCACGTCCAGGCCGACGTCGGCCACGCCACGATCGCGACCACCCAGCACTACGACAGAGGCCGCCGCACGCGGGAGAACACCGCGGCCGATCTGGTGGCCGCAGCGATCGCCGCAGCCCCCGACCCACACTAG
- a CDS encoding helix-turn-helix domain-containing protein, with product MTRREGSMVRRRVLARQLRLLREQAGLTLEEAAPKLHFSVSKLSRIENAQVVIDIHWVKSMLDLYDVGGTRWTEFVELAQEALQPGWWRAYGLGNNSYIALETEASRLQEFTLSYVPGILQTADYARALMCAVPLQRTEEQLENEVAARIYRQQRLTSDDNPLAVIAVIDESTLHRPVGGAEIQREQLAHIAKLAELDTVALHVLPTAVGAHAALPSGFMILSFGDLDEPDMAYVEHSLGALSLDKAGDVARARLTFERVLSDALDPAESLALIRRLAGR from the coding sequence GTGACGCGGCGCGAGGGTTCGATGGTCCGCCGGCGGGTGCTGGCCCGCCAGCTGAGGCTGTTGCGCGAACAGGCCGGCCTCACGCTGGAGGAGGCGGCGCCGAAGCTGCATTTCTCGGTGAGCAAGCTCAGCCGGATCGAGAACGCCCAGGTGGTCATCGACATCCACTGGGTGAAGAGCATGCTCGACCTGTACGACGTGGGCGGGACGCGATGGACCGAGTTCGTGGAGCTGGCGCAGGAGGCTCTGCAGCCTGGCTGGTGGCGGGCCTACGGGCTGGGCAACAACAGCTACATCGCCTTAGAGACAGAGGCGAGCCGGCTCCAGGAGTTCACGCTCTCATACGTTCCCGGGATTCTGCAGACGGCTGACTACGCCCGCGCCCTGATGTGCGCCGTCCCGCTGCAGCGCACCGAGGAACAGCTGGAGAACGAGGTCGCGGCGCGCATCTACCGCCAGCAAAGGCTCACCTCGGACGACAACCCGCTGGCCGTGATCGCTGTGATCGACGAGTCGACTCTGCACCGCCCGGTGGGCGGCGCAGAGATCCAGCGCGAGCAGCTCGCACACATCGCGAAGCTCGCGGAGCTCGACACCGTGGCATTGCACGTCCTGCCCACCGCCGTTGGCGCGCATGCCGCTCTGCCCTCCGGCTTCATGATCCTCAGCTTCGGCGACCTGGACGAGCCGGACATGGCCTACGTCGAGCATTCCCTCGGAGCGTTGAGTCTTGACAAGGCCGGAGATGTCGCGCGGGCTAGGCTGACGTTCGAGCGTGTGCTGTCCGATGCGCTCGACCCGGCTGAGTCGCTGGCGCTGATCCGTCGGCTGGCCGGGAGGTGA
- a CDS encoding DUF397 domain-containing protein: MRDEELRWFTSSFSGGNGASCVEVAFLPDGVALRDTKDRALPPHRYPPARWSEFLAGVRAGEFDRH; the protein is encoded by the coding sequence GTGCGCGACGAGGAGCTCCGCTGGTTCACGAGCAGCTTCAGCGGCGGCAACGGCGCCAGCTGCGTCGAAGTGGCGTTCCTGCCCGATGGGGTGGCGTTGCGTGACACAAAGGATCGCGCCCTGCCTCCGCACCGCTACCCGCCGGCCCGCTGGTCGGAGTTCCTGGCCGGCGTCCGGGCGGGCGAGTTCGACCGGCACTGA
- a CDS encoding AraC family transcriptional regulator — protein sequence MRYREHPPPQALRPFVRCLWELAHDYGGSGYSREHLWATPYAELLVLRAGSYRAGGRTLQGVAFMGPRTRPVTLTSDERVELVAARFHVGGARDLLACRPGDAVDLVADAPEVLAPTTPLGSATTLTALAGWLHLHLGHATPDPVVVTAARIVAERCGQVPVTSLAGELGTTTRTLQRRFDRSAGMSPGALARILRFNRARELLVRDSRVDLAALAAETGYADHAHLTRTFRERFDLSPREFRELLREITEAGVASVQA from the coding sequence ATGCGCTACCGGGAGCACCCGCCGCCGCAGGCGCTGCGGCCGTTCGTGCGTTGCCTGTGGGAGCTCGCGCACGACTACGGCGGCTCGGGTTACTCGCGGGAGCACCTCTGGGCCACGCCGTACGCCGAGCTCCTCGTGCTGCGGGCCGGGAGCTACCGAGCGGGCGGCAGGACGCTGCAGGGGGTGGCTTTCATGGGCCCTCGCACCAGACCCGTCACGCTGACCTCCGATGAGCGGGTCGAGCTGGTGGCGGCTCGCTTCCACGTGGGCGGGGCGAGGGATCTCCTGGCTTGCCGGCCGGGCGATGCCGTCGACCTCGTGGCGGACGCCCCGGAGGTGCTGGCACCGACGACCCCGCTCGGAAGCGCCACCACGCTCACCGCGCTGGCCGGCTGGCTCCACCTCCACCTCGGCCACGCCACCCCGGATCCGGTGGTGGTGACCGCGGCCAGGATCGTCGCGGAACGCTGCGGGCAGGTCCCCGTCACGAGCCTCGCAGGCGAGCTCGGCACGACGACCCGGACGTTGCAGCGACGCTTCGACCGATCCGCGGGGATGTCCCCGGGCGCCCTCGCCCGGATCCTCCGGTTCAACCGGGCGCGGGAACTGCTCGTCCGCGACAGCCGAGTCGACCTCGCCGCGCTCGCCGCCGAGACCGGGTACGCGGACCACGCCCACCTCACGCGCACGTTCCGGGAACGCTTCGACCTCAGCCCGCGTGAGTTCCGGGAGCTGCTCCGGGAGATCACCGAGGCCGGTGTCGCATCGGTTCAAGCGTGA
- a CDS encoding VOC family protein codes for MIRHVSTVAVYVTDQDEALRFWTGKVGFELRAEWPMGDARWLEVAPPGAASALVLHPKAMMPDWETRRPGVVFEVEDIEVTCSRLAAEGVSFAKPLTEMPWGRFASFLDTEGNEFGLRE; via the coding sequence GTGATCCGACACGTCTCGACCGTGGCCGTCTACGTCACCGACCAGGACGAAGCCCTCCGCTTCTGGACCGGGAAGGTCGGCTTCGAGCTGCGCGCCGAGTGGCCGATGGGGGACGCGCGCTGGCTCGAGGTGGCCCCGCCGGGGGCCGCGTCGGCCCTCGTCCTCCACCCGAAGGCGATGATGCCGGACTGGGAGACACGGCGACCCGGCGTGGTCTTCGAGGTCGAGGACATCGAGGTGACCTGCTCCCGGCTCGCCGCCGAGGGGGTCTCGTTCGCCAAGCCGCTCACCGAGATGCCGTGGGGCAGGTTCGCGTCGTTCCTCGACACCGAGGGCAACGAGTTCGGCCTGCGGGAGTGA
- a CDS encoding LLM class F420-dependent oxidoreductase produces the protein MEQHARRPTLALAMEITVVIASRPDVPPEEELRTAVVADRLGYRDLWVGEGFVWDAFALATAAGLATERIALTVGPIPVSVRDPASIARAAASTAALVRRPVGVALGTSSVRVVERMHGRSRRRAVTTMAESAQALRALFRGEVADFAGETVSTHGYRLRLDPPGGPITLAAFGDRAIAVAAEHADRMVLDLVSPEQVRHYRAKLETAAQRIGRPAPRLAAWLPAAVDPGPEARAQVLQSLVGYLEVAGYGEMFTAAGLGDAVRMALAGATRGELLAAVPPEAADRIGLVGDLGTVRERLAAYTAAGLDEVVLVPATAGDPGGERTLTALAASGPR, from the coding sequence GTGGAACAACACGCCCGCCGCCCGACGTTGGCGCTCGCCATGGAGATCACCGTGGTCATCGCGTCGCGACCCGACGTTCCCCCGGAGGAGGAGCTGCGGACCGCCGTCGTGGCCGACCGGCTCGGCTACCGGGACCTCTGGGTCGGTGAGGGGTTCGTCTGGGATGCCTTCGCGCTGGCTACCGCCGCTGGGCTCGCGACGGAGCGGATCGCGCTCACGGTCGGCCCGATCCCCGTGTCGGTCCGGGACCCGGCCTCGATCGCCCGCGCCGCCGCCTCCACGGCAGCACTCGTCCGCCGGCCGGTCGGGGTGGCGCTGGGCACGTCGAGCGTCCGGGTGGTCGAGCGGATGCACGGCCGGTCCCGGCGCCGTGCGGTCACCACGATGGCCGAGAGCGCGCAGGCGCTGCGGGCGCTGTTCCGCGGCGAGGTGGCCGACTTCGCGGGCGAGACGGTGTCGACCCACGGCTACCGGCTGCGGCTGGACCCGCCCGGCGGGCCGATCACCCTCGCCGCGTTCGGCGACCGGGCGATCGCAGTCGCCGCCGAGCACGCCGACCGCATGGTGCTCGACCTGGTCTCCCCCGAGCAGGTCCGGCACTACCGCGCCAAGCTCGAGACGGCGGCGCAGCGGATCGGCCGGCCCGCGCCGCGGCTGGCGGCGTGGCTCCCCGCCGCCGTCGACCCCGGACCGGAGGCGCGGGCGCAGGTGCTGCAGAGCCTCGTCGGCTACCTGGAGGTCGCCGGGTACGGCGAGATGTTCACCGCCGCAGGGCTCGGCGACGCGGTGCGGATGGCGCTCGCGGGCGCCACCCGTGGGGAACTGCTCGCCGCGGTGCCCCCGGAAGCCGCCGACCGGATCGGGCTCGTCGGCGACCTCGGCACGGTGCGCGAGCGACTGGCCGCTTACACCGCCGCCGGCCTGGACGAGGTGGTGCTCGTCCCCGCCACGGCCGGCGATCCGGGCGGGGAACGCACCCTCACTGCGCTCGCGGCCTCCGGGCCTCGATGA
- a CDS encoding class I SAM-dependent methyltransferase encodes MRRTFEDLVAEAAAAPMEGWDFSWLDGRATEERPPWGYQRLLGERLPRVSAALDVQTGGGEVLAGVPAYPPLMVATESWPPNVARATQLLHPRGVAVVADPDEPPLPFGDAAFDLVTSRHPVTVWWAEIARVLRPGGSYLAQHVGPASVFELVEFFLGPQPAEIRSGRHPDHAREGAGAAGLEVVDLRTARLRIEFRDVGAVVWFLRKVIWMVPGFTVEAYRDRLRELHELIEAEGPFVAHSSRYLIEARRPRAQ; translated from the coding sequence ATGCGTCGCACGTTCGAGGATCTGGTCGCCGAGGCCGCGGCGGCTCCGATGGAGGGCTGGGACTTCTCCTGGCTCGACGGCCGGGCCACCGAGGAACGACCGCCGTGGGGCTACCAGCGCCTCCTGGGTGAGCGGCTGCCGCGGGTGTCGGCCGCCCTGGACGTGCAGACCGGCGGCGGGGAGGTGCTCGCCGGGGTGCCTGCCTACCCGCCGCTGATGGTGGCCACCGAGTCCTGGCCGCCGAACGTCGCGCGGGCCACGCAGCTGCTGCACCCGCGCGGCGTGGCCGTGGTGGCCGATCCGGACGAGCCGCCGCTGCCGTTCGGCGACGCCGCGTTCGACCTGGTGACCAGCCGCCACCCGGTGACCGTGTGGTGGGCGGAGATCGCCCGGGTGCTGCGGCCCGGCGGGAGCTACCTCGCCCAGCACGTGGGGCCGGCGAGCGTGTTCGAGCTGGTCGAGTTCTTCCTCGGCCCGCAGCCCGCGGAGATCCGGAGCGGCCGCCATCCCGACCACGCCCGTGAGGGGGCCGGCGCCGCCGGCCTGGAGGTCGTGGACCTGCGGACGGCGCGGCTGCGCATCGAGTTCCGCGACGTCGGCGCGGTGGTGTGGTTCCTGCGGAAGGTGATCTGGATGGTCCCCGGGTTCACGGTGGAGGCCTACCGAGACCGCCTGCGCGAGCTGCACGAGCTGATCGAGGCCGAGGGCCCGTTCGTGGCGCACTCGAGCCGGTACCTCATCGAGGCCCGGAGGCCGCGAGCGCAGTGA
- a CDS encoding class I SAM-dependent methyltransferase, with the protein MGCSVWAVGNYAGWGDRFSAVGTRLVAEVGVEGFDVLDVATGHGPTAIAAARAGGRVTGLDITPELLAIARRRAHEAGVRVDWVEADMTAMPFPDRSFDRVLSTFGAMAAPDHRGMATELVRLCRPGGVIASTAWSLDSVYSKIGGIVGGLLAGDDEDDAEPGPMPTDWADPDAVRSIFAGLPVTVETVARTVTVRWPSIEALIDVLPEFGPLAGAVEALRAAGTWDAARTALAEMLAAESSSSTELVAEVPYAVTIATR; encoded by the coding sequence ATGGGATGTTCTGTCTGGGCGGTGGGGAACTACGCCGGCTGGGGCGACCGGTTCTCCGCGGTCGGCACGCGCCTCGTCGCCGAGGTCGGGGTGGAGGGGTTCGACGTCCTGGACGTCGCCACGGGCCACGGCCCGACGGCGATCGCCGCCGCACGGGCGGGCGGCCGCGTCACCGGGCTGGACATCACCCCTGAGCTGCTGGCGATCGCCCGTCGCCGTGCGCACGAGGCGGGCGTGCGGGTCGACTGGGTCGAGGCGGACATGACCGCGATGCCGTTCCCCGACCGGTCCTTCGACCGGGTGCTCTCGACGTTCGGGGCGATGGCCGCGCCCGACCACCGGGGCATGGCCACCGAGCTCGTCCGGCTCTGCCGCCCGGGCGGCGTGATCGCGTCCACGGCCTGGAGCCTCGACTCGGTGTACTCGAAGATCGGCGGGATCGTCGGCGGACTTCTGGCCGGCGACGACGAGGACGACGCGGAGCCCGGCCCGATGCCGACCGACTGGGCCGACCCCGATGCCGTCCGGTCGATCTTCGCCGGCCTGCCGGTCACGGTGGAGACGGTGGCCCGCACGGTGACCGTCCGCTGGCCGTCGATCGAAGCCCTGATCGACGTTCTTCCCGAGTTCGGGCCGCTCGCCGGGGCGGTGGAGGCGCTGCGCGCCGCCGGCACGTGGGACGCCGCCCGCACGGCGCTCGCCGAGATGCTCGCCGCCGAGTCGTCGTCGAGCACCGAGCTGGTGGCCGAGGTGCCGTACGCGGTCACGATCGCCACGCGGTGA
- a CDS encoding alpha/beta fold hydrolase, whose amino-acid sequence MGERRDIGGHPTWVDLRGSGPATILLLHGGMSNSDLLLEAIGAPLVERHRLVAFDRRGHGYTADTPAPFHYDDMAAETIAVLEAVVGGPAHLVGWSDGGIIGLLVALHRPELVDRMVVIGANFHHDGFGSLDMPEDSPFARAIFEAYAQRSPDGGEHFGEVFEKFMAMVTTEPTLTTEDLGRITAPTLVMAGDDDAVLLAHTCEMYEALPAGQLSIVPGTSHALPIERPDVTARTVLDFLGAEVPPATLMPVRRARAIA is encoded by the coding sequence ATGGGCGAGCGCCGCGACATCGGTGGGCATCCCACCTGGGTCGACCTGCGCGGAAGCGGACCGGCGACGATCCTCCTCCTGCACGGCGGCATGTCGAACAGCGACCTGCTGCTCGAGGCCATCGGAGCACCTCTGGTCGAGCGGCACCGCCTCGTCGCCTTCGATCGCCGCGGCCACGGATACACGGCCGACACCCCAGCACCGTTCCACTACGACGACATGGCGGCGGAGACGATCGCCGTGCTCGAGGCGGTCGTCGGCGGGCCGGCTCATCTGGTCGGTTGGAGCGACGGCGGCATCATCGGCCTGCTCGTCGCCCTGCACCGGCCCGAGCTCGTCGACCGCATGGTGGTGATCGGGGCGAACTTCCACCACGACGGATTCGGCAGCCTCGACATGCCCGAGGACTCACCGTTCGCCAGGGCGATCTTCGAGGCGTACGCCCAGCGCTCGCCGGATGGAGGAGAGCACTTCGGCGAGGTCTTCGAGAAGTTCATGGCGATGGTGACCACCGAGCCGACACTGACCACGGAAGATCTCGGCCGGATCACCGCGCCGACGTTGGTGATGGCAGGCGACGACGACGCCGTCCTGCTCGCGCACACGTGCGAGATGTACGAGGCGCTGCCCGCCGGTCAGCTGTCGATCGTTCCCGGCACGTCGCACGCGCTGCCGATCGAACGCCCCGACGTGACGGCTCGGACGGTGCTCGACTTCCTCGGGGCGGAGGTTCCCCCGGCGACGTTGATGCCGGTTCGCCGTGCACGGGCGATCGCCTGA
- a CDS encoding ferrochelatase: MSEFDALLVLSFGGPEGPADVRPFLENVVRGRGVPPERLDAVEEHYQHFGGVSPLNARNREIIAAVRERIELPVYFGNRNWHPMVEDTVAEMARGGVRRALVFATSAYGGYSACRQYHEDIARARKAVGDGAPELVKIRHFFDHPLFVAANADAVRAARATLPAELQDVARIVFTAHSVPVAADAAAGPPGEGGHRYSRQVAEAARLVAAELGAEEHDVVWQSRSGPPQVPWLEPDIVDHIDALHARGVGAVVVAPIGFVSDHVEVIWDLDTEARERAEELGMGFARAATAGPDPRFADMVAELVAEHLHDAAPRSLGDVAADGSTLNGAPCAVDCCRPAQRPVRPE, translated from the coding sequence GTGAGTGAGTTCGACGCCCTGCTGGTGCTGTCGTTCGGCGGGCCGGAGGGGCCTGCCGACGTGCGCCCCTTCCTCGAGAACGTCGTCCGCGGCCGCGGTGTGCCGCCGGAGCGGCTGGACGCCGTCGAGGAGCACTACCAGCACTTCGGGGGCGTGAGCCCGCTGAACGCCCGCAACCGCGAGATCATCGCGGCGGTCCGGGAACGGATCGAGCTGCCGGTGTACTTCGGCAACCGCAACTGGCACCCGATGGTGGAGGACACCGTCGCGGAGATGGCCCGCGGCGGCGTGCGGCGCGCGCTCGTGTTCGCCACCAGCGCGTACGGCGGCTACTCGGCCTGCCGCCAGTACCACGAGGACATCGCCCGGGCCCGCAAGGCCGTGGGCGACGGCGCGCCCGAGCTGGTGAAGATCCGCCACTTCTTCGACCACCCGCTGTTCGTCGCGGCGAACGCCGACGCCGTACGCGCCGCGCGGGCCACCTTGCCCGCGGAGCTCCAGGACGTGGCCCGGATCGTGTTCACCGCCCACTCGGTGCCCGTCGCCGCCGATGCCGCGGCCGGGCCGCCCGGGGAGGGTGGGCACCGGTACTCCCGGCAGGTCGCCGAGGCCGCCCGGCTCGTGGCGGCGGAGCTGGGTGCCGAGGAGCACGACGTGGTGTGGCAGTCACGTTCCGGGCCGCCGCAGGTGCCGTGGCTCGAGCCGGACATCGTCGACCACATCGACGCCCTGCACGCGCGGGGCGTGGGTGCCGTGGTGGTGGCGCCGATCGGGTTCGTGTCCGACCACGTCGAGGTGATCTGGGACCTCGACACCGAGGCCCGCGAGCGCGCCGAGGAACTGGGCATGGGCTTCGCCCGCGCCGCGACGGCAGGCCCGGACCCGCGGTTCGCCGACATGGTCGCCGAGCTCGTGGCCGAGCACCTGCACGACGCCGCCCCGCGCTCGCTCGGGGACGTCGCCGCGGACGGTTCCACCCTCAACGGCGCGCCGTGCGCCGTCGACTGCTGCCGGCCGGCGCAGCGCCCGGTCCGACCGGAGTAG
- the fabI gene encoding enoyl-ACP reductase FabI, translating into MGLLEGKRLLITGVITDASLGFHVAKVAQEQGAQVVLTGFGRLRLVERIAQRLPQAAPVVELDVSDQEQLDTLVDRVSPHLGDEPKLDGVLHSIGFAPASCLGDGAFLNAPWEDVAQTLQVSAYSFKSLSTALLPLLGPGSSIVGMDFDNRQAWPAYDWMGVAKSTLESVTRYLARDLGPKGIRVNLCAAGPVRTMAAKSIPGFAAFEDAWDGRAPLGWDVNDPVPVAKTVCALLSDWMPATTGSMVWADGGFHAIGV; encoded by the coding sequence ATGGGACTGCTCGAGGGCAAACGCCTGCTCATCACCGGTGTGATCACCGATGCCTCGCTCGGCTTCCACGTCGCGAAGGTGGCGCAGGAGCAGGGCGCGCAGGTGGTGCTCACCGGCTTCGGCCGGCTCAGGCTGGTGGAACGGATCGCGCAGCGGCTGCCGCAGGCCGCACCGGTCGTCGAGCTGGACGTGTCCGACCAGGAGCAGCTGGACACCCTCGTCGACCGCGTCTCCCCGCACCTCGGCGACGAGCCGAAGCTCGACGGCGTGCTGCACTCGATCGGCTTCGCGCCCGCGTCCTGCCTGGGAGACGGGGCGTTCCTCAACGCGCCGTGGGAGGACGTCGCGCAGACGCTGCAGGTGAGCGCCTACTCGTTCAAGTCGCTGTCCACCGCGCTGCTGCCGCTGCTCGGGCCGGGCAGCTCCATCGTCGGGATGGACTTCGACAACCGCCAGGCCTGGCCGGCCTACGACTGGATGGGCGTCGCGAAGTCGACGCTGGAGTCGGTCACCCGCTACCTGGCGCGCGACCTGGGGCCGAAGGGCATCCGCGTCAACCTCTGTGCCGCCGGGCCGGTGCGCACGATGGCGGCGAAGTCGATCCCCGGGTTCGCCGCGTTCGAGGACGCATGGGACGGGCGTGCGCCGCTCGGCTGGGACGTCAACGACCCGGTGCCGGTCGCGAAGACCGTGTGCGCGCTGCTGTCGGACTGGATGCCGGCCACCACGGGCTCGATGGTGTGGGCCGACGGCGGCTTCCACGCCATAGGTGTCTAA
- the fabG gene encoding 3-oxoacyl-ACP reductase FabG, translated as MGRSVLVTGGNRGIGLAIAKAFAAQGDQVAVTHRSGAEGLPGELLPVQCDVTDSAAIDAAFTEVEEKHGPVQVLVSNAGMNDDTLLMRMSEESFTRVVDANLTAAYRVAKRASRGMLRAKSGRMIFISSVVGLTGSAGQVNYAASKAGLVGLARSIARELGSRGITANVVAPGFVDTDMTRALPDARRAEILTQVPLGRYASAEEIASAVTWLGSDAAGYVTGAVIPVDGGLGMGH; from the coding sequence GTGGGACGCAGCGTGCTGGTGACCGGAGGCAACCGCGGGATCGGGCTGGCGATCGCGAAGGCGTTCGCGGCGCAAGGGGACCAGGTGGCGGTGACCCACCGCAGCGGAGCCGAGGGGTTGCCGGGGGAGCTGCTGCCGGTGCAGTGCGACGTCACCGACTCCGCGGCGATCGACGCGGCGTTCACGGAGGTCGAGGAGAAGCACGGGCCCGTTCAGGTCCTCGTCTCCAACGCGGGGATGAACGACGACACGCTGCTCATGCGGATGAGCGAGGAGTCGTTCACGCGCGTCGTCGACGCCAACCTCACCGCCGCCTACCGCGTGGCCAAGCGCGCGTCGCGGGGGATGCTCAGGGCGAAGTCCGGGCGGATGATCTTCATCTCCAGCGTGGTCGGCCTCACCGGCTCCGCGGGCCAGGTGAACTACGCGGCCTCGAAGGCCGGGCTCGTCGGCCTCGCCCGCTCGATCGCCCGTGAGCTGGGCTCGCGCGGCATCACCGCCAACGTCGTGGCGCCCGGCTTCGTCGACACCGACATGACGCGCGCCCTGCCCGACGCCCGCCGCGCCGAGATCCTCACGCAGGTGCCGCTCGGCCGGTACGCCAGCGCCGAGGAGATCGCCTCCGCCGTCACCTGGCTGGGTTCGGACGCCGCCGGGTACGTCACGGGCGCGGTCATCCCCGTGGACGGCGGCCTCGGCATGGGCCACTGA